From one Gossypium hirsutum isolate 1008001.06 chromosome D08, Gossypium_hirsutum_v2.1, whole genome shotgun sequence genomic stretch:
- the LOC107911721 gene encoding homeobox-leucine zipper protein ATHB-12 — translation MEREYNPAADEAIAEQAPQTPKNKKKNKMKKKRRFSDEQIRLLESIFESETKLEPRKKMQLARELGLQPRQVAIWFQNRRARWKSKQIEQDYNTLKANYDNLESRFESLKKEKHSLILQIQKLSELLEEPHKGGKGLDGSSTGGGGGSDYGETKCETEVEAQPSFQHKECLGLQTENERGDIKQTGQGGEEFLIMDEYRNDSPASPDKFYGLHSVDMFDHSYTNCQWLNFWT, via the exons ATGGAGAGAGAGTATAATCCAGCAGCAGATGAAGCAATAGCGGAACAGGCACCTCAAACTCcaaagaataagaagaagaataagatgaagaagaagaggaggtTTAGTGATGAGCAAATCAGGTTACTCGAGTCGATATTCGAATCAGAGACGAAGCTGGAACCGAGAAAGAAGATGCAACTGGCGAGAGAGCTGGGGCTTCAGCCTCGCCAAGTAGCTATATGGTTCCAAAACAGAAGAGCCAGATGGAAGTCCAAACAAATAGAGCAAGATTACAACACACTCAAAGCTAATTATGACAACTTGGAGTCAAGATTCGAGTCCTTGAAGAAAGAGAAACACTCCTTGATTTTACAG ATTCAGAAGTTGAGTGAACTGCTTGAGGAACCTCATAAGGGCGGGAAGGGTCTTGATGGAAGCAGCACGGGTGGTGGTGGTGGTTCAGATTATGGAGAGACCAAGTGCGAGACTGAAGTTGAAGCGCAGCCAAGTTTCCAGCACAAGGAATGCCTGGGCTTGCAAACTGAAAACGAAAGAGGTGATATAAAGCAAACAGGGCAAGGCGGAGAAGAATTTCTAATAATGGACGAGTATAGGAACGACTCCCCAGCTTCACCTGACAAATTTTACGGGCTTCATTCGGTTGACATGTTCGATCATTCGTATACCAATTGTCAGTGGTTAAACTTTTGGACTTGA